DNA sequence from the Dethiosulfovibrio salsuginis genome:
AAACTTTATCGGGGGAAAAAAAGCAAAAGAGGAAGCAAAACAGTCTCTCAATATGGCTATTGAGAAGATCCTCGCCGACATTCCCTCCAGGATAAATCCTGACCTGATCGACCTAGCTAACCAGTTTTGCGACCATCTCGAAGAACAAACGGAGAACATCGTTGAAAAATGGATCAAAACCCTAGAGGATCTAAAAATAGAACTAACCCAAAACCAACATAGCGAAAAAAGCCGTCAAGAGACACTAAAACAGCATATAGCCGCACTACAGGCTATGACACCTTGTTCACCGCTTCTGGCTGAAGTAAATAATGACCAACTGCTCGACTAAAAAAATAAGCGTTGCCGTAGCATCTCCTAATGGCATAATCAACTTAATTATTAAGTCAAAAATATAAAAAAACAAAAGAAGGAGGGTTCTCTGCGTCATTACTTGATCTTATGAGGCAAAAAAAGAGGATATGCTTAAGGTTCCCCATCCCATGAAAGACGACGATAAAGGCGCTCGCTTTGCCTATCTGGTGGGCATGGCCATGGTCGCCATCGTAGACGGCTCGATAGATCCAAAGGAAAAAAAGATTCTACTGGATCGTGCTATAGCCATGAACCTACCTGAAGACGACGTTATGCGGGCTATTGAAGCAGCAAAGACAGCGGACGACGAAACAGTCTCGTCGGTTCTTGAGTCTCTGAGCGAACGGAGACAGAGAGCTATATTTATGACAGACCTAAGGATAATGGCCCACGCCGACGGATCGCTAAAATCCGAGGAGTCCGAGCTATGGGATATCTTTGGGGACATGGTGGAGATAAACCAGGATGATCGAAAGGCCCTTTCCGCATTCGCCGATGCATCGTTAGAGCCAAACGAAGAAAGGGCCTCCGAGGCCATAGCGGAGATCATGAAACACGATCTAGACATACCCATGTCGGCAATAAAGTTCTTTTTGCCTTCCATCGAGAAAATCTCCATATAAGATAAATCTTTTCTAGAGTTATGCGAAAGAAGCTCTTCTATCCAGATCAAACTGGCGATAGCCCTGGGGGCAGACGTTAACATGAGGGGAGAATCCAGAAAAACTCCTCTCCATTACGCCACATCAAACAAAAACCCCAAAGTTATCGAGACACTTATCGAAGGGGGAGCGGACATAAACGCAGTGGATGAAGACGGGGCCACGGCATTACATTACGGAGCATCAGCAGCGGTAACAGCAGACGGAAAACCAGAGATCATCGCCGCACTCCTAAAGGCTGGAGCTGACCCGAACGCTAAAGCAAAAGGTGGGCAGACACCACTCCACTTTGCGAGAACAGGAGACGGAAACCCAGAGATCATCGCGACACTCATAGAGGCTGGAGCTAACTTATACTTGGTTCCAAGCACATACGCGGTTGTAAAACGTCCTTGGTGGCACCCATCTAGCTGGTAAATTAGTTGCGTAAGACCTGATATTTCAAGATCATCATTGGAGCCACAAGGACTTTATGTCATTGGCTTAATCGCCCTCTAAACCGCTCCCTTAGATATAGGAAGGTTACAGGATCCATGAAGTATTTCGAACTCTGCGATCCTCTCACTGAAGCTCTTGGCTATCTCGCCTTGAGCATCCGATTTTCCTCGAAGATCTCTTCGTAGATGGGCTTCTGAAACATGGATAGCCCTCCCTTATCGGCAGGGAGACTGAACAGTTACAAGTAGGACACCCAAAATAAGGGAATTTTATATCTTTAAATCAAAAAAATGATCTGGAGGTCTAGTATGGGATATTTCAAGAGCATCAAAGATGGTTTTTGGGAAAGCGCTTACGACACAGATGGTAGATCATCTCAGTTATCAATCTCCGACATAGAGAACAGGCCTTTAGCAGAAAAAGATCCAGAGGTCCGTTTTGCCTACCTTGCCGGTATAGCGAAAGAAGCTATGGACTGGGGATCTATAAGTGACAAAAGAATTGAACAACTTTTCTCCTTAGCCATATCGCTCAAACTACCGCTAATAAGCCTAAAAAAAGCAACAGACAAAACAACTCTATCGGATAAAGAAGTCTACTCCCAAATATCCCGAATAATAACAAGCAACAACTTACAGGATTTTTTTATTTCCGATTTAAGGGCTATTTCAGCAATTAACCAAGAGGAGGGATCGGTCGATCTGAGAAAATGGAATCTACTGCCAAGTAAAATCGACAAAGCTGAACCAGACAACAACGGAGATCCCAACGTATCTCCCCACGGTAAAGAAGGTAAAAACCCAGAAGAAAAAGCAGGAGAAGGAGGATTTTCTGTGTCATTACTTGACCTTATGAGGCAAAAAAAAGAGGATATGCTTAAGGCTCCCCATCCCATGAAAGACGACGATAAAGGCGCTCGCTTTGCCTATCTGGTGGGCATGGCCATGGTCGCCACCGTAGACGGCTCGATAGATCCAAAGGAAAAAAAGATTCTACTGGATCGTGCTATAGCCATGAACCTACCTGAAGAAGACGGTATGCGGGCTATCGAAGCAGCAAAGACAGCGGACGACGAAACAGTCTCGTCGGTTCTTGAGTCTCTGAGCGAACAAAGACAGAGAGCTATATTTATGACAGACCTAAGGATAATGGCCCACGCCGACGGATCGCTAAAATCCGAGGAGTGCGAGCTATGGGATATCTTTGGGGACATGATGGAGATAAATCAGGATGATCTTAAGGCCCTTTCCGCACTCGCCGATGCATCGTTAGAGCCTGACGAAGAAAGGGCCTGCGAGGCCATAGCGGAGATCATAAAACACGATCTGGACATCCCCATATCGGCAATAAAGTTCTTTTTGCCTTCCATCGAGAAAATCTCCTTAGAAGATGAATCTTTTCTAGATTTATGCG
Encoded proteins:
- a CDS encoding ankyrin repeat domain-containing protein; amino-acid sequence: MALGADVNMRGESRKTPLHYATSNKNPKVIETLIEGGADINAVDEDGATALHYGASAAVTADGKPEIIAALLKAGADPNAKAKGGQTPLHFARTGDGNPEIIATLIEAGANLYLVPSTYAVVKRPWWHPSSW
- a CDS encoding tellurite resistance TerB family protein translates to MLKVPHPMKDDDKGARFAYLVGMAMVAIVDGSIDPKEKKILLDRAIAMNLPEDDVMRAIEAAKTADDETVSSVLESLSERRQRAIFMTDLRIMAHADGSLKSEESELWDIFGDMVEINQDDRKALSAFADASLEPNEERASEAIAEIMKHDLDIPMSAIKFFLPSIEKISI
- a CDS encoding ankyrin repeat domain-containing protein, which codes for MGYFKSIKDGFWESAYDTDGRSSQLSISDIENRPLAEKDPEVRFAYLAGIAKEAMDWGSISDKRIEQLFSLAISLKLPLISLKKATDKTTLSDKEVYSQISRIITSNNLQDFFISDLRAISAINQEEGSVDLRKWNLLPSKIDKAEPDNNGDPNVSPHGKEGKNPEEKAGEGGFSVSLLDLMRQKKEDMLKAPHPMKDDDKGARFAYLVGMAMVATVDGSIDPKEKKILLDRAIAMNLPEEDGMRAIEAAKTADDETVSSVLESLSEQRQRAIFMTDLRIMAHADGSLKSEECELWDIFGDMMEINQDDLKALSALADASLEPDEERACEAIAEIIKHDLDIPISAIKFFLPSIEKISLEDESFLDLCERSSSIQIKLAIALGADVNMRGKSRKTPLHYATSNKNPKVIETLIEGGADINAVDKDGATALHYGASNENIDIVIDLIRAGASVYQEDKDGATPLHYAARSNENIDVIAKLIEEGASVNAPDRAGARPLHYASKSNENVDIIIKLIEEGANINSPDKAGAMPLHYAAQSNEKVDVIAKLIEEGADLEAEDRDKATPLFYAARSNGNIGVITKLIETGASLEIEADNSIGHLLNINTNKLELISQIIPFIDKEGKISACGLMIVAMFNKNPEAIITLAKKTKVPIYQKDSDGITALHFAAMFNGNPKLIATLIEAGADPNAKTEEAG